A region from the Coregonus clupeaformis isolate EN_2021a unplaced genomic scaffold, ASM2061545v1 scaf0539, whole genome shotgun sequence genome encodes:
- the LOC121568088 gene encoding RAD50-interacting protein 1-like: MAAATAEQQDGPSDESDLQSPISTNDEDSETGSGDGALPDYFVDLIEKEIGGDLKSLKKVSALLEKLTAENKLLEEQVLTVSSSVPLRVSVALSAAEESRVSLEGLLQRERVLSNTLIQHLQGAQPWADSLGQTLGQLDNTERHMKYLQCLSRIEELSDSIQQCLMTNSIWEAVGAVGSMASLDVGLKESGCSHLQAFLRETLRFWHKIIKDRLSGDFEELLTQLHWPFISPPTQSLSPPANAQELHSQLELLVAQLLSLQTSDDLISEEPPSVSRVGLPPTTPLSLPVQIMLLPLSKRFRYHFTGNRQTNSLNKPEWFLTQVLMWMGNSSNFMEEKIQPILDRNGANVNAKVELCRGLLTLAQEKLASDAPRLLYDDALFCHLVDEILQFERELRSTHSYPSTLPGALHVLLEEVVLQKWLTVERKMAIEKVDAMLSAEGAWSSQYRDISDMDELKAPDCAETFMTLLLVITDRYRALPCPRAQLRFLALQRELVDDFRIRLTQVMKEESRNPLGARYCAILNAANYISTVLGDWGDNVFFLQLQQSAVVLGEEELLGPLGVTESGRLASLEGSLFEGLLGLLERLRGDMLGRLLEAVMRDVREKAQSYCRDRWLSLPSQCDQATMSLSSSACPLMLCLRDHLLQLQRMLCQPLFQMGWQGLSERLDLFLYQDLILYNHFNEGGAAQLQFDMTRNLFPLFGHYCKRPENFFKHVKEACVILSLNVGSALLLRDVLRQAEEDEEEPGTPEGQQPSPVSALNELGVYRLAPCDVLILLNLRASWPGQ, translated from the exons ATGGCGGCGGCCACTGCAGAGCAGCAAGACGGCCCAAGTGATGAATCTGATCTACAAAGCCCTATATCGACAAATGATGAAGACTCCGAAACAGGATCGGGGGATGGAGCACTCCCCGACTACTTTGTCGACTTGATAGAGAAAGAAATCGGAGGGGATCTGAAGTCGCTGAAGAAAGTTAGCGCACTCCTGGAGAAACTGACAGCGGAAAACAAGTTGCTGGAGGAGcag GTTTTGACGGTGTCCAGTTCGGTGCCGCTGCGGGTGTCAGTAGCACTGTCTGCAGCCGAGGAGTCCCGTGTGTCTCTGGAAGGTTTGCTCCAGCGGGAGAGGGTCCTGTCCAACACCCTGATACAGCACCTGCAGGGCGCCCAGCCCTGGGCAGACAGCCTGGGACAGACCCTGGGACAGCTGgacaacacagagagacacatgAAATACCTGCAGTGTCTGTCACGAATTGAAGAACTCAG TGACAGCATCCAGCAGTGTCTGATGACCAACAGTATATGGGAGGCAGTGGGGGCGGTGGGCAGCATGGCCAGTCTAGATGTGGGCCTAAAGGAGTCTGGCTGCTCTCATCTCCAGGCCTTCCTCAGAGAGACACTACGCTTCTGGCACAAGATCATTAAGGACAGACTGTCTgg TGATTTTGAGGAGTTGCTGACCCAGCTCCACTGGCCGTTCATCTCTCCTCCcacccagtctctctccccccctgccAACGCTCAGGAGCTCCACAGCCAGCTGGAACTACTGGTGGCCCAGCTCCTGTCTCTGCAGACCTC TGATGATCTCATTTCAGAGGAGCCGCCCTCTGTGTCCCGTGTAGGGTTGCCCCCGACGACACCCCTGTCTCTTCCCGTCCAGATCATGTTGCTTCCTCTGAGCAAGAGGTTTCGATACCACTTTACTGGAAACCGTCAGACCAACTCACTCAACAAG CCAGAGTGGTTCCTGACCCAGGTCCTGATGTGGATGGGGAACAGCTCCAACTTCATGGAGGAGAAGATCCAGCCCATTCTGGACAGAAATGGAGCTAACGTCAACGCCAAG GTGGAGCTGTGTCGTGGTCTACTCACCCTGGCCCAGGAGAAGCTAGCGTCGGACGCTCCTCGGCTGCTCTACGACGACGCTCTCTTCTGCCACCTGGTGGATGAGATCCTGCAGTTCGAGAGGGAGCTGCGCAGCACCCACTCTTACCCCAGCACCCTGCCCGGAGCGCTGCATGTACTGCTGGAGGAGGTCGTGCTGCAGAAGTGGCTCACTGTGGAGAggaaga tgGCGATAGAGAAGGTGGATGCCATGCTGTCTGCTGAGGGGGCGTGGAGCTCCCAGTACAGAGACATCAGTGACATGGACGAACTCAAGGCTCCAGACTGCGCTGAGACCTTCATGACCTTACTGTTGGTCATCACTG ACCGCTACCGTGCCCTCCCCTGCCCTCGTGCCCAGCTGCGTTTCCTGGCGCTACAGAGAGAGCTGGTGGACGACTTCCGTATCCGCCTCACCCAGGTCATGAAGGAAGAGTCTCGCAACCCGCTGGGCGCTAGATACTGTGCCATCCTCAACGCTGCCAACTACATCTCCACCGTGCTGGGGGACTGGGGAGATAATGTG tTCTTCCTGCAGCTGCAGCAGTCAGCTGTGGTCCTGGGGGAGGAGGAGTTGTTGGGGCCGCTGGGGGTGACGGAGTCTGGCCGTCTGGCCTCTCTGGAGGGGTCTCTGTTTGAGGGGCTCCTGGGGCTGCTGGAGAGGCTGAGAGGAGACATGCTGGGCAGGCTACTAGAGGCTGTCATGAGGGACGTACGGGAGAAGGCCCAGTCCTACTGCAGAGACAG GTGGCTGTCCCTGCCGTCCCAGTGTGACCAGGCCACCATGTCCCTGTCCAGCTCAGCCTGTCCTCTCATGCTGTGTCTCAGGGACCACCTGCTCCAGCTGCAGCGGATGCTGTGTCAGCCTCTCTTCCAGATGGGCTGGCAGGGCCTGTCTGAGAGGCTGGACCTCTTCCTCTACCAGGAT CTGATTCTGTATAACCACTTCAACGAAGGTGGTGCGGCCCAGCTTCAATTTGACATGACCAGAAACCTCTTCCCTCTGTTCGGACACTACTGCAAGAGGCCTGAGAACTTCTTCAAACA tgTGAAGGAGGCCTGCGTCATCCTGTCTCTGAACGTGGGCTCAGCTCTTCTTCTACGAGATGTCCTGAGGCAGGCTGAGGAAGACGAGGAGGAACCAGGGACCCCGGAGGGCCAGCAGCCTAGCCCTGTGTCAGCCCTCAACGAGCTGGGGGTCTACCGCCTGGCCCCCTGCGACGTCCTCATCCTGCTCAACCTCAGGGCCTCCTGGCCAGGACAGTGA
- the LOC123485030 gene encoding U6 snRNA-associated Sm-like protein LSm8, producing MSTALESYINRTVAIVTSDGRMIVGTLKGFDQTINLILDESHERVFSSSQGVEQVVLGLYIVRGDNVAVIGEIDEDTDSSLDLGNIRAEPLNSIVH from the exons ATGTCGACTGCCCTCGAGAGCTACATCAACC GTACAGTGGCCATAGTTACATCTGATGGACGGATGATAGTG ggtaCCCTGAAGGGCTTTGACCAGACCATCAACCTGATTCTGGATGAGAGTCATGAGCGTGTGTTCAGTTCCTCTCAGGGCGTGGAGCAGGTGGTCCTGGGACTATACATCGTCAGAGGAGACAACGT AGCTGTGATTGGGGAGATTGACGAGGACACAGATTCTTCGCTGGACCTGGGGAACATCCGTGCTGAACCCCTTAACTCTATAGTCCACTGA